AGATCTTAATGTAAAAGCTGTAGTAATAATGGCATAATATTGAAGCAAATATTTTAATTTTCTCATATAAAAAACCTTTATATTAAAGTTTGTTTAGTTTTCCATCTGCGATGAAGCCAAAACCAATTTTCAGGATATTCGCGGCAATAATTTTCAAGCATTGTTGTATATACTTGGGTATAGTTTTGTATGTCTTTTTCTTCATCACCTATAGATGCAGGTTTTGGAACAGTTTCAAACTTGGCAATAAATTTATCATTTTTACGTATGATAATAGAAAAAATCATTGGACAATCAG
This genomic interval from Elusimicrobiota bacterium contains the following:
- a CDS encoding lysophospholipid acyltransferase family protein, which translates into the protein MKVALRGVMQALKKNEFVAMLADQDAHEIGTFVNFFGRPASTPKGPAAFALRADCPMIFSIIIRKNDKFIAKFETVPKPASIGDEEKDIQNYTQVYTTMLENYCREYPENWFWLHRRWKTKQTLI